The Chitinophaga flava genome has a segment encoding these proteins:
- a CDS encoding HNH endonuclease: MYRIIRILCLLLCLFTAEETVVAQQYPVTASTQIIPPYSVYLPDYTVPGSDKLRVILVQNDLTKPSYDVRLQMTVERNGTLIMRTAPAFNPRPLTLSAGVPTIISGADLADYLSTNNIEFSGGFSRDSYERTRSLPEGSYRITFTAFDYRRPQVQVSNIGANIFFFQKNDPPLLNMPICGSRVEKRDPQFLTFSWSSRNTPNPLEGGGTEYIFSLYEIKPKNSNPDYIVRSTRAIYTITTEQNTIAYGPGEPALIDSMEYVWIVQARDKSGRDMFSNQGLSQSCRFTYLGNNPFETNKIGKPALSGQATGERTIKLSWQLAPDNVSYKVDAYRVQYRAAKKDGVEYDWRTAESPRDTVLNVNSLEPGRSYEARLQWLVAGVYGPFSDIVTVTTKPSRTFTCGDPALLQTPQNSTPLPTAMAGSIFRIGHFDVMLTEVTGADGVFSGRGKVITPGFGTGMLLQFNRISVNTDLVVTRGEMQAVTDGIDKFVSDAVKHQRGGDEVGQVKTGDLIPDITTKLHLFTKESIVIDTDKGTITLKDSNSGQEEVINYKEKGKVLPLVIEDTDGNLYNVDKSGKVTSAGTRDKALAGNPAALAALNKLDLSNGMITFSVKDSKYAFDSWKDSYYGKPVLDSSYEKLADGRYRVSAKAIVPGEQDQVIATLVNTKDIDRSKIKFVSGKGITYPADSTKDGFVITLTGGPASDAQEVYAVYTKGGKYISVGKLLVASYAPKQKRVILVPVGYNTNVSEDAISKALKDAYEKIGITFTVETDASFRANKDWDLNKDTILQDSKSAVLGNGFTGEEKAMRKAYRKNHNIDKDATYLFVVNEVALKDGDELGKMPRQSQFGFVFIKNGAAEKIIRTVAHETGHGAFTLEHTFSAGIGLDKGSTDNLMDYSSGYNLLKYQWDVVHDPGHVWGILEDDKESQLFSGDYILVSDYLLKDITGKDYIEDGKIGYVAPNGQIIRLDKAAKVSFAGYMEVRATGEKSPLSKDAIGVVTGFFQDSKYWTAIFSDGKFVGYYNTDVGRYEQLESTETRLVVTGVEFSPCKMVFYAGRYTAQKMEYAVATEVKFVDDEKKMIGVKEVTGEQCVDCTLPLEKKPKAVQKLLSELLLNPESSLLDSFIEDISEDDMKNFICVEDRFAIIKNIANGWVVGKTDEMSIIKLIRSTPDKDAAALINLFDKDDSFLLGSLFHAIDGAELEEYYAVMSQLYFRSKSASEWQKAYAQMDDTFAEFAKTHSSSDANYKYELARNVNTFPGYCYWREDGILRNTIHYKKPIDARFFTGDGTISVGMRCDDAGMFHQTFTLRPFELVRLYSNTKEKLDTGIVGYMPALSLTYLANKYENLDVNILVNKLAVLTATQQMLIRGITAGAFLWATVDMVVANGNLYIAQNEEELAKSESGRKFVAAWGEVNTYLAIGQGGRLYYGLAKHYLEYTIALKELKAIFKEYELTDLKTLRETNPGLAAKLESFGKDGIRQLDNLQADYALVLQKEEADALEIGRRSVTLGSGDVQQVMTWMSKVDDGNVYITVHGKGGAYSVIHNGQQVALSHRSLAKWIRTQDDLVGKKLVLLSCADLETAQSVSRLLKTELASNHGWVKVYENGVIEYEHSFRRLTPDGNVNTAPEVQVGAKGAPSGKYVLLNAAAEAMSAEAVHVALLARAEQLPSLRTFLQRYDPVADAAVIGRINALSDQMLERLNDMYKKFKMVGSADRTPAFAEPPFSATKQLELSPGSWESVTIHYNRQGFPDLSGYAAWEFEYNPTLTGGAPLVADASDMTRANALFRPNPRFEPRPGTQCLILIDGEWVVHTWHHLEDGVTMVPVRTSVHGAFRHNGGQAVIKRGLQGIFIR; the protein is encoded by the coding sequence ATGTATCGTATTATCCGTATCCTATGCTTGCTGCTGTGTTTATTTACAGCTGAAGAAACTGTTGTAGCCCAGCAATATCCTGTTACTGCCAGCACGCAGATTATTCCGCCCTATAGTGTATATCTTCCGGACTATACAGTGCCGGGCAGTGACAAGCTACGGGTAATACTCGTACAGAATGACCTGACCAAGCCCTCTTATGATGTGCGGCTGCAGATGACGGTGGAGCGCAACGGTACGCTGATCATGCGAACAGCACCGGCCTTTAATCCACGTCCGCTGACGCTCAGTGCCGGCGTGCCCACTATTATCAGCGGCGCCGACCTGGCAGATTATCTGAGTACCAATAATATTGAGTTCAGCGGTGGTTTTAGCCGGGACAGCTATGAGCGCACCCGCTCCCTGCCGGAAGGCTCTTACCGCATTACTTTCACGGCCTTTGACTATCGCCGTCCGCAAGTGCAGGTAAGTAACATCGGCGCTAATATCTTTTTCTTCCAGAAAAATGACCCACCGCTGCTGAATATGCCTATCTGTGGCAGTCGTGTGGAAAAAAGAGATCCGCAGTTCCTGACATTCAGCTGGAGCAGTCGTAATACGCCCAATCCACTGGAAGGAGGAGGCACAGAATACATCTTCTCTCTCTATGAAATAAAACCCAAAAACAGCAATCCTGATTATATCGTCCGCAGCACCCGCGCGATCTATACCATCACCACCGAACAGAATACCATCGCCTACGGCCCTGGTGAACCGGCGCTGATAGACAGCATGGAGTACGTATGGATCGTACAGGCCCGCGACAAGAGCGGCCGTGATATGTTCAGTAATCAGGGACTGAGCCAGAGCTGCCGGTTTACCTACCTGGGCAACAATCCTTTTGAAACTAACAAAATCGGCAAGCCTGCTCTCTCCGGCCAGGCTACCGGTGAAAGAACAATCAAGCTCTCCTGGCAGCTGGCTCCTGATAACGTGAGTTATAAGGTGGATGCCTACCGCGTACAATACCGCGCCGCCAAAAAAGATGGTGTGGAATATGACTGGCGTACAGCCGAATCTCCGCGTGATACCGTCCTGAATGTAAACAGCCTCGAACCGGGCCGCAGCTACGAAGCACGACTGCAGTGGCTCGTAGCCGGTGTGTATGGCCCCTTCAGCGACATAGTAACGGTAACGACTAAACCCTCCCGCACTTTCACCTGCGGTGATCCGGCATTGTTGCAGACACCACAGAATAGTACGCCACTGCCTACAGCCATGGCCGGTAGTATCTTCCGTATCGGCCACTTCGACGTAATGCTTACTGAAGTGACCGGTGCCGACGGCGTTTTCAGCGGCCGTGGTAAAGTGATTACACCAGGCTTTGGCACCGGCATGCTGCTGCAGTTCAACAGGATATCTGTAAATACAGACCTGGTAGTGACCCGTGGTGAGATGCAGGCCGTAACAGACGGTATCGACAAATTTGTGAGTGACGCCGTAAAACACCAGCGTGGCGGTGATGAAGTAGGACAGGTAAAAACCGGCGACCTCATTCCGGATATCACTACCAAACTGCATCTGTTCACCAAAGAAAGCATCGTAATAGATACCGATAAAGGCACCATCACCCTGAAAGATTCCAATAGCGGACAGGAAGAGGTGATCAACTATAAAGAGAAAGGAAAGGTCTTACCGCTGGTAATAGAAGATACTGATGGTAACCTCTATAATGTCGATAAAAGTGGTAAGGTAACGTCAGCGGGTACACGTGATAAAGCACTCGCAGGCAACCCTGCGGCACTGGCAGCTTTGAATAAACTGGATCTGAGTAACGGTATGATCACCTTCTCAGTGAAAGACAGCAAGTATGCCTTCGATAGCTGGAAAGACAGCTACTACGGCAAACCAGTGCTCGACAGTAGTTATGAGAAACTGGCCGATGGCCGTTATCGTGTAAGTGCCAAGGCCATCGTTCCGGGTGAGCAGGACCAGGTAATCGCTACATTGGTCAATACAAAAGACATCGACAGAAGCAAGATCAAATTTGTGAGCGGCAAGGGTATTACTTATCCGGCTGATTCCACTAAAGATGGTTTTGTTATCACGCTGACCGGCGGTCCTGCCAGCGATGCGCAGGAAGTATATGCCGTATACACCAAAGGTGGCAAATACATCAGTGTGGGTAAACTGCTGGTAGCCAGCTACGCGCCCAAACAAAAACGGGTGATACTGGTGCCGGTAGGTTACAACACAAACGTGTCTGAAGATGCCATCAGCAAAGCCCTGAAAGATGCTTATGAAAAGATTGGTATCACCTTTACCGTAGAAACGGATGCAAGCTTCCGCGCTAACAAAGACTGGGATCTGAACAAGGATACCATACTGCAGGACAGCAAAAGCGCTGTCCTGGGCAATGGTTTCACCGGTGAGGAGAAAGCCATGCGCAAGGCTTATCGCAAAAACCACAACATAGATAAGGATGCCACTTACCTCTTTGTTGTCAACGAAGTTGCGTTGAAAGATGGTGACGAGTTGGGTAAAATGCCACGTCAGAGCCAGTTCGGTTTCGTCTTCATAAAAAATGGCGCTGCTGAAAAAATCATCCGCACGGTAGCACACGAAACCGGTCATGGTGCCTTTACGCTGGAACATACGTTCAGCGCAGGTATCGGACTCGATAAAGGTAGTACCGACAACCTCATGGATTACAGCAGTGGCTACAACCTCCTGAAATACCAGTGGGATGTAGTCCATGACCCGGGCCATGTATGGGGCATTTTGGAAGATGATAAAGAGAGTCAGCTCTTCAGCGGGGACTATATACTTGTATCCGATTATCTGCTGAAAGATATAACAGGCAAGGATTATATCGAAGATGGAAAAATCGGGTATGTAGCTCCTAATGGACAGATTATCCGATTGGACAAAGCGGCAAAGGTATCTTTTGCCGGTTACATGGAAGTAAGAGCCACGGGAGAAAAGTCACCTTTGTCAAAAGATGCGATTGGAGTAGTTACAGGTTTCTTCCAGGATAGTAAGTACTGGACGGCAATTTTCTCAGACGGCAAATTTGTTGGCTACTACAATACTGATGTTGGTAGATATGAACAATTGGAATCTACGGAGACTCGGTTGGTGGTAACAGGTGTGGAATTCTCGCCTTGTAAGATGGTGTTTTATGCCGGAAGGTATACTGCGCAAAAAATGGAATATGCGGTTGCCACTGAAGTCAAATTTGTGGACGATGAGAAAAAAATGATCGGTGTAAAAGAGGTGACTGGTGAGCAATGCGTTGACTGTACCCTGCCATTGGAGAAGAAGCCGAAAGCTGTGCAAAAACTGTTATCCGAGCTGTTGCTGAATCCAGAGAGCTCCTTACTGGACAGTTTTATAGAGGATATCAGTGAGGATGATATGAAGAATTTTATTTGTGTGGAAGACCGTTTTGCCATAATAAAAAATATTGCCAATGGCTGGGTGGTTGGTAAGACAGATGAAATGTCCATTATTAAGCTGATTAGAAGTACTCCGGATAAAGATGCTGCAGCACTGATAAATTTATTTGATAAGGATGATAGCTTTTTGCTGGGCTCCTTGTTCCATGCCATTGATGGTGCAGAGCTGGAGGAATATTATGCTGTAATGTCTCAATTGTACTTCCGCTCCAAGTCAGCTAGTGAGTGGCAGAAGGCATATGCACAAATGGACGATACCTTCGCTGAATTTGCTAAGACTCATAGCTCAAGTGATGCGAATTATAAATATGAGCTGGCTAGAAATGTAAATACTTTCCCTGGATACTGTTATTGGAGAGAGGATGGTATACTACGGAATACGATTCACTATAAGAAGCCAATTGATGCCCGGTTCTTTACAGGTGACGGAACAATTTCAGTTGGAATGAGGTGTGATGATGCCGGTATGTTCCACCAAACGTTTACCCTGCGACCTTTCGAACTTGTTAGGCTGTATTCCAATACCAAAGAAAAGCTCGATACCGGAATAGTTGGCTATATGCCAGCACTGAGCCTGACTTATCTCGCTAATAAATATGAAAACCTGGATGTCAATATTCTGGTTAATAAGCTCGCTGTGTTGACTGCCACACAACAGATGCTGATACGGGGAATTACAGCGGGAGCATTTTTATGGGCAACTGTAGATATGGTGGTTGCTAATGGTAACCTCTATATTGCCCAGAATGAGGAGGAACTAGCGAAGTCGGAAAGTGGTAGAAAGTTCGTTGCCGCATGGGGAGAGGTGAATACCTATTTGGCGATTGGACAGGGGGGGCGCCTTTATTACGGCCTGGCTAAACACTACCTTGAATATACAATTGCCCTGAAGGAGCTGAAAGCGATATTTAAGGAATATGAACTGACCGATCTGAAAACTTTGCGGGAAACCAATCCTGGTCTGGCGGCCAAACTGGAATCTTTTGGCAAGGATGGTATCCGTCAGTTGGACAACCTTCAGGCAGATTATGCATTAGTGTTACAGAAAGAAGAGGCGGATGCGCTGGAAATTGGCAGAAGATCCGTAACACTAGGTTCCGGTGATGTACAGCAGGTGATGACGTGGATGAGTAAAGTGGATGATGGTAATGTATATATTACGGTTCATGGTAAGGGAGGTGCTTATTCGGTCATCCACAATGGACAACAGGTAGCACTTAGTCATCGTTCTCTGGCCAAATGGATACGTACACAGGATGACCTGGTTGGTAAAAAACTGGTCTTGCTTTCTTGCGCAGATCTGGAAACAGCCCAGTCTGTAAGCCGTCTGCTGAAAACGGAGTTGGCCTCCAACCATGGCTGGGTGAAGGTTTACGAGAATGGTGTAATTGAATATGAACATAGCTTCCGTCGGCTTACACCGGATGGTAATGTTAATACTGCACCCGAAGTACAAGTAGGTGCAAAAGGAGCTCCCTCCGGAAAATATGTGCTGTTGAACGCGGCTGCTGAAGCGATGAGTGCAGAAGCTGTACATGTAGCTTTGCTGGCAAGAGCAGAACAACTTCCTTCCCTGAGGACATTCTTACAACGTTATGATCCGGTTGCTGATGCGGCAGTGATTGGCAGGATCAACGCCCTGTCAGATCAGATGCTGGAAAGGTTGAATGACATGTATAAAAAATTCAAAATGGTGGGTAGTGCGGATAGAACGCCGGCTTTTGCAGAACCGCCTTTCAGTGCGACTAAACAACTTGAGTTATCACCAGGTTCCTGGGAATCGGTAACGATCCACTACAACCGGCAGGGCTTCCCTGATCTCTCTGGTTATGCTGCCTGGGAGTTTGAGTACAACCCAACATTAACAGGTGGAGCGCCTCTGGTAGCGGATGCCAGTGACATGACCAGAGCAAATGCTTTATTTAGACCCAATCCCCGATTTGAGCCAAGGCCTGGCACACAGTGTTTAATCCTGATCGATGGCGAATGGGTAGTACATACCTGGCACCATCTCGAAGACGGTGTTACTATGGTACCTGTCAGAACATCAGTACATGGCGCTTTCAGGCATAATGGAGGTCAGGCCGTGATCAAACGAGGCTTGCAGGGAATTTTTATCCGCTAG
- a CDS encoding lactonase family protein, which yields MSRKYYLLCLLVLYTLSARAQQYYLFIGSYNRDKNKDGIYIYRFNPGNGSLQQMSSISQVLNPAYLVPSASGNHVYACTEAQTPGAGSVSSFAFDPVNGKATFISSQPSGGENPVYLTEHNSRQWLAVANYTGGSTAVFPLSEDGRIGTATQVIPFNDSSLTDRQRSSHIHSCVFDPDNHFLLLPDLGADKIRCFAFDSTSSHPLQQPEIPYTATIPGSGPRHFTFHPNLPYAYCIEELSGMVSVYHYRHGRLDSLQRIAAHYKRRADIDYSGADIHISPDGSFLYASTRAAENIIVIYKIDQQKGTLTRIARQKTAGNHPRNFVIDPTGKYLLVANQMSNNVVVFERNTVTGLLKKTGNELKIPAPSCLQIKAYAL from the coding sequence TTGTCCAGGAAATATTACCTGTTGTGCCTACTGGTACTATATACGCTCTCTGCAAGAGCGCAGCAGTATTATCTGTTTATAGGATCGTATAACCGTGATAAAAACAAAGATGGCATTTACATTTACCGGTTTAATCCGGGCAACGGCTCCTTACAACAAATGAGTAGCATCAGCCAGGTGCTGAATCCGGCCTACCTGGTACCTTCGGCCAGCGGCAACCATGTATATGCCTGTACGGAAGCACAAACACCAGGGGCGGGGAGTGTCAGCAGCTTTGCCTTCGACCCTGTTAATGGTAAGGCTACGTTCATCAGCAGTCAGCCCAGCGGAGGGGAGAATCCGGTTTATCTGACAGAACACAACAGCCGCCAATGGCTGGCAGTGGCCAACTACACCGGTGGCAGCACAGCGGTATTCCCGTTGTCAGAAGATGGCCGTATCGGAACGGCGACACAGGTAATTCCTTTTAACGACAGCAGCCTCACCGATCGCCAACGGAGCTCACATATTCATTCCTGTGTGTTTGATCCGGACAATCATTTCCTGTTGCTGCCAGATTTAGGTGCCGATAAAATCCGCTGTTTTGCCTTTGACAGCACATCATCCCATCCATTGCAGCAGCCCGAAATACCTTATACTGCTACTATACCAGGGAGTGGTCCCCGACATTTCACCTTCCACCCCAACCTGCCATATGCTTATTGTATAGAAGAGCTTTCAGGCATGGTGTCGGTCTACCATTACCGGCATGGGCGGTTGGATAGCCTGCAGCGTATTGCAGCGCATTATAAACGCCGCGCAGACATCGACTATAGTGGCGCAGACATACATATCTCTCCGGATGGCAGCTTTTTGTATGCCTCTACCAGAGCGGCAGAAAATATCATCGTAATTTATAAGATAGATCAGCAAAAAGGAACACTTACCAGGATTGCCCGTCAAAAGACCGCTGGCAACCATCCCCGTAATTTTGTAATAGACCCAACCGGAAAATACCTGCTGGTGGCCAACCAGATGAGCAATAATGTAGTGGTGTTTGAACGGAATACCGTTACCGGCCTGTTGAAAAAGACCGGTAACGAACTGAAGATACCGGCTCCTTCCTGTTTACAGATAAAAGCGTATGCCCTTTAA
- a CDS encoding SRPBCC family protein, whose amino-acid sequence MAAKNDSVTASRELVIHRTFDAPRELVFKAWTEPELLIKWWGPKGFTNTFHEIDVRPGGVWRYTMHSAEGQHFENRITYSAVEPPYRLAYLHDSGIDNDPDRFEVDINFEEQHGKTHLTMRSTFLSAEILEKIVKEYGAVEGAHQTLDKLEAALATMQ is encoded by the coding sequence ATGGCAGCAAAAAACGACAGCGTTACCGCTTCGCGGGAACTGGTGATCCACCGCACCTTCGACGCTCCAAGAGAGCTTGTTTTTAAAGCATGGACAGAACCCGAACTCCTGATCAAATGGTGGGGGCCCAAAGGATTTACCAATACTTTTCATGAGATTGATGTACGCCCCGGCGGCGTATGGCGGTATACCATGCATTCCGCAGAGGGACAACATTTTGAAAACAGGATTACCTATTCTGCAGTAGAACCTCCCTATCGGCTGGCCTATCTGCATGATTCCGGAATTGACAATGATCCCGATCGTTTTGAGGTAGATATCAACTTTGAAGAACAGCATGGGAAAACCCATCTCACGATGCGTAGCACCTTCCTGTCTGCAGAAATACTTGAGAAAATAGTAAAAGAGTATGGTGCCGTGGAAGGAGCCCATCAAACACTCGACAAGCTGGAAGCCGCATTGGCAACCATGCAGTAA
- a CDS encoding DUF1295 domain-containing protein: MSQYLSLQQYYLFITCWSAIGIITALYLLKREAPYGRYTSDKWGPMVSNKLGWILMETTVLVSFFAWQPITAVQWTSPAGVMTGMFLVHYLHRSFVYPLMIRTRGKKMPLVIMLSAILFNTINGSLLGAWFADYAKYPDNWLTSFPFIAGALLFVTGMAVNWYADYRLIHLRKKRETGYKLPQGGIFEYVTSPNLMGEILEWGGYALLTWSAPALAFFIWTCANLVPRAVANQRWYRQQFPAYPAQRRILLPFIW; the protein is encoded by the coding sequence ATGAGCCAATACCTTTCACTTCAACAATACTACCTCTTTATCACCTGCTGGTCGGCCATCGGCATTATCACCGCACTTTATCTGCTGAAAAGGGAGGCTCCCTATGGCCGTTACACCTCCGATAAATGGGGCCCTATGGTCAGTAACAAACTGGGCTGGATACTCATGGAAACTACCGTGCTGGTATCTTTCTTTGCCTGGCAACCTATTACCGCCGTCCAGTGGACTTCACCTGCCGGGGTGATGACCGGAATGTTTCTGGTACATTACCTGCATCGCAGTTTCGTGTATCCGTTGATGATACGTACCCGTGGTAAAAAGATGCCGCTGGTAATTATGCTGTCTGCCATACTGTTTAATACGATCAACGGCTCCCTGCTGGGCGCCTGGTTTGCTGATTATGCGAAGTACCCCGACAACTGGTTGACCAGCTTTCCTTTTATAGCCGGGGCTTTGCTGTTTGTGACAGGCATGGCGGTGAACTGGTACGCTGACTACCGGTTAATACATCTGCGCAAGAAGAGGGAAACCGGCTACAAGCTTCCACAGGGAGGCATCTTCGAATATGTTACTTCTCCCAACCTGATGGGCGAAATTCTTGAATGGGGTGGTTATGCCCTGCTGACCTGGAGCGCACCAGCGCTGGCTTTTTTCATCTGGACCTGTGCCAATCTGGTGCCCAGAGCCGTGGCCAACCAACGCTGGTACCGGCAACAGTTTCCGGCCTATCCTGCACAACGCCGGATACTACTGCCTTTTATCTGGTAA
- a CDS encoding NAD-dependent epimerase/dehydratase family protein, whose translation MKIAITGATGYIGSVLTPILLAEGHELRIHTRSAQPEVTGITYVYGSLLDPEFTTTFTSGMDAVIHMAAIISVSDQPDKEAFRFNTESTRLLAAAAQQSGAKRFLLVSSITAYDQYPYEEKMDETRPFTQGMRYGYDHSKAVSQQIAMTYNRDGLEVIVLAPTAVVGPFDKRPSLIGDAVIRIYKGNIPALFPGGVDFVDVRHVAIAIVRALTAGLPGEAYILSGQWTTLKTLATHIGEIRGKRVFLPVLPVWLVMGLLPLVRYYARLSGGAPYYTRQSVYNLTRSNRSIDSSKARRDLGFGTADLATTLKDTVQWFKENKMLS comes from the coding sequence ATGAAAATCGCGATAACCGGTGCGACAGGTTATATAGGATCGGTGCTGACCCCTATACTGCTGGCCGAAGGACACGAACTACGGATACATACCCGCTCTGCGCAGCCGGAAGTTACCGGTATTACTTACGTATATGGTTCGCTGTTAGACCCTGAATTTACAACGACTTTCACTTCCGGTATGGATGCTGTGATACATATGGCGGCTATTATCTCTGTGAGTGACCAGCCTGATAAAGAGGCTTTCCGATTTAATACGGAATCCACGCGTTTGCTGGCGGCAGCAGCACAGCAAAGCGGTGCCAAACGTTTTCTGCTGGTGAGCTCCATCACCGCTTACGATCAATATCCTTATGAAGAAAAGATGGACGAAACCCGTCCTTTTACACAGGGGATGCGCTATGGCTACGATCATTCCAAGGCGGTATCCCAGCAGATTGCCATGACTTATAACCGTGATGGACTGGAGGTGATCGTATTGGCGCCAACGGCGGTGGTAGGCCCCTTTGATAAGCGTCCTTCCCTGATAGGAGATGCGGTGATCCGGATTTACAAAGGAAATATTCCCGCACTGTTTCCCGGCGGCGTTGATTTTGTAGATGTGCGGCATGTGGCTATAGCTATTGTACGGGCACTGACAGCCGGTCTTCCCGGGGAAGCATATATCCTGAGCGGACAATGGACTACCCTCAAAACACTTGCTACCCATATCGGAGAGATCCGGGGAAAACGTGTATTCCTCCCCGTATTACCCGTATGGCTGGTGATGGGACTCCTTCCGCTGGTACGGTACTATGCACGACTCAGTGGCGGCGCCCCCTACTACACCCGGCAATCGGTATACAACCTCACCCGTAGCAACCGCAGCATAGACAGCAGCAAAGCCAGGCGGGATCTCGGTTTCGGGACAGCGGATCTGGCTACTACATTAAAAGACACCGTTCAATGGTTTAAGGAAAATAAGATGTTGTCATGA